The Deltaproteobacteria bacterium nucleotide sequence CTGGAAGCGATCACGTAGGTCCCATCGCCTTGGCGCCGATCTACCAGCTTCATCGTTTCCAGAGACAATATGGCTTCCCGCACAGTGGTCCGGGATACCTTAAAGGTTTCCGATAATTCTCTTTCAGTGGGAAGCTGGTCACCCCGTTTAAATTTCTCCTTCTCAATCAGATTCCGAATCTGTTTGACGATGTCCTCAAAGGCCCGTTTTTTTATCACGGCTTTTAGCATGCAGAAGATTCCTCCTTTTTTTGCACCATTTTGATGGCCTCCTGAAAGTGCTTGATGCCGATGAAAAGATGAGTCGATGGCCTTTTCTCGGGGGTATGGATTAATTCCGCAATCGCCACCATCGTTGCACTCCGACAGATAAGGGCAATTTGGGAGCCTACCATCCCTTCCGTCGATTTGGCCAACTTCGTCAAGTCTGTATCATCCCCTAAGGGTCTTTCCCGGGTGTGCACTTGAAATATCTCCAGCCGATCTTTTTCATCAGGAATGGGAAATTGCAGAACATAATCCAGGCGCCCAGCACGTATCAGGGCAGGATCGAGTAAATCCTCACGGTTCGTGGCCCCGAGGACAATCACCTGCGAATGATCACTTAAATTATCCAGCTCGTTAAAAAACTGACTGGCCACACGCTCGGGCGCCCCTTCATGACTCCCCGAACCGCGGACGGATACCAGGGCATCGATTTCATCGATAAAGATAACACTCGGGGCTTTTCGGGTAGCCTCTTCGAAAATTTCCCGTAACCTGGCTTCGCTTTCGCCATAAAATTTGTGGATAATTTCCGGCCCATTCACTCGGATAAAATGAAGTTTGGTCTCACTGGCAATGGCCCGGGCAATCAGGGTTTTACCCGTTCCTGGAGGGCCATAAAGCAATACCCCTTTGGGGGCCTCAATCCCTAACCTTTCGAAAGCCTCCGCATAACGAAGGGGAAGCTCTACCATCTCCCGAACGAGTCTTAACTCTTTTCCGAGTCCGCCTATATCCTCATAAGAGACAGGCGATGGTGCCTCCATAGAAAAATCTGGCTTCTTTAGGAGGAATTTGGTTTTCTGATTGATGATGACTCCTCCCGAAGGAGAAGTGGCCTCCACATTAAATAAACGTTCTTTTCCCCCCAAAAAGGGGATATTGATTTTGTCTCCCAAAATCACTGGTACACCCTGGAGGACTTTGGCAAACTGTTCTAACTCACTTTCTTCGGGCAACACATGGGTAAAATCGAGGGGGCTGATCAGAATCGTCGTCGCCGTTTTTCGGGGGATTTTTTTGACTCGTACCACCTCTCCTAAGTTAGTCTGGGCATTGCTGCGAGTGATTCCGTCGACCTGAATTACCTTTTTCCCATAGAATTCTGGGAAGGTTCCGGTAATCCTGGCGACTGTCTTTTGGGCTCCCCTGATCTCGATCAAGTCCCCGAGGACGCCGTTGAAGGCCTTAATATCCTCAGGGTCAAGCCGCGCCCAGCCCTTGCCCACATCTTCAGCCAAGGCTTCGGCTACCTTTAATTCGCTGTCGATTTCCATGTCAGAAAGGTTTTAG carries:
- a CDS encoding AAA family ATPase — protein: MEIDSELKVAEALAEDVGKGWARLDPEDIKAFNGVLGDLIEIRGAQKTVARITGTFPEFYGKKVIQVDGITRSNAQTNLGEVVRVKKIPRKTATTILISPLDFTHVLPEESELEQFAKVLQGVPVILGDKINIPFLGGKERLFNVEATSPSGGVIINQKTKFLLKKPDFSMEAPSPVSYEDIGGLGKELRLVREMVELPLRYAEAFERLGIEAPKGVLLYGPPGTGKTLIARAIASETKLHFIRVNGPEIIHKFYGESEARLREIFEEATRKAPSVIFIDEIDALVSVRGSGSHEGAPERVASQFFNELDNLSDHSQVIVLGATNREDLLDPALIRAGRLDYVLQFPIPDEKDRLEIFQVHTRERPLGDDTDLTKLAKSTEGMVGSQIALICRSATMVAIAELIHTPEKRPSTHLFIGIKHFQEAIKMVQKKEESSAC
- a CDS encoding GntR family transcriptional regulator, translating into MLKAVIKKRAFEDIVKQIRNLIEKEKFKRGDQLPTERELSETFKVSRTTVREAILSLETMKLVDRRQGDGTYVIAS